The window CGTCCCCGTCGTTGCCTTCATGTGCGACATTGATCATTTCAAATCCATCAATGACCGATTCGGTCATGAAGCCGGCGACAAGGTGCTGGTCGGGATGGCCGATGTGCTGCGCCGCTTCGCGAGGAAAGACGGGGTCTTGGTCGCGCGATATGGCGGCGAGGAATTCGCGGCGCTGATGATTGGAATTGCCAGCGATCAGGCCGAGCAATATGCCGAGGAAATCCGCAAGGCCTGTGCGGCAAAACAAATCCTGACCGGCGAAACCTCGGAGCGCGTGACGATCAGCATCGGCTTTACCGTTGGCCGCGGTGAGGTCGAACTGGCAACCATGATGCGGATTGCCGACCAGGCGCTTTACGCCGCAAAACGTCGCGGCCGCGACCGCGTGGTGCAGGCCGACAAGCGCTCGCTCGAAATCGCGTGAAGTGAAGGGCTACGCGCTACCAGCGGCCCGTCAAGCGCAGAAGACGCTATCCACGTGGCAATCGTACCTCGCTGAATCGAAGCGCAAAGGGACTCTTTCCCTGAAATTCCAGAACGCGGTTCTCGACGAGCGCGTTGATCCGCGCAGCCAACACGATGTCGCCGGTTTGAAAAACGCCGTCCATCGTCTGATCGGTCAAAACCTCACCCACAACCCTCGCGACCTTCAGCCAATTGGCCTTCACGTGGGATAGCAAGAGTGAATCAAAGAAAGTGATTGGCGCCGACACAAGCTTGTCGCCGTCGATAACGCGTAGCGGCGCGTTTTCCGAACGGAGTTGGCGCCAGAGATCGAGATATCGGCCCCGCGCGCTCATCTGCAACGGCTCCGCCAAATCCCAGAGATCGTTGTTGCATATCGTATTGTGGTCGAGCATCCCCAGACTCATCGCCAAACGCGGCCGCCGGGGTGGGCCGTGCTCGGGGCGGTAGGAGACCTTGACGTCGGTCAGATCGACCACCTCGCACGGCGCGTCTCCGAGCCGCCAAAGCCATTCCAGGAATCCCGCATATTCCATTGCAGACCGGCGGGACACCCAGGCGATCTTTCGATGCCGCTGGGAGAGCGACTCGTTCCAAAATGCATGGGCTCGTGTCGAGATATCCTCCCAACCATTATCCCCATCTTGCTCCGGCGTGGATGGCCAGCCTGTGAACCCCAGTTCTTTCTCAACCCAATTCCTGCGGGCTTCCGGGTCAACCGGGTCGATCGGACCAAAACTCAAATTGTCGGCGAGGCTGACGACAGTATCGCCCCTGCCGCTCGCCTTGAGCGCCTCTCGAAGGCTGGCAGCGCCGGTGTCCGTGAAAACGACATGAAGAATAGGAGGCACTATTGCTCGATCCGATCCATCCGGGTTTTTGGCCTGACGAGATCGCCCTACCCGCGCTGCGGCAATCGCTCGAACGCCGGCAATCCCTCGGGGATCACGTGGAACGGCTGCTTGTCGACGGTGTAGATCGCCATCTGCGGGCTACCGAACAGGCCGGGATCGTCGAGGGTGCCGACCTTCAAGATCGCCGCAGGCAGGCCCGGCCGCAGCGTCGTCATGTGCGTGCCGCACTCGGCGCAGAATTCGCGCGTCACGGCGCCTTCCAGATCGCTGCGCGCGAATTTCTTCGGGCTACCTTTCGTAAATTTGAAGCCATCGATCGGCATCACCACAAACATATTGGGCGAACCGCCCGAGATATACTGGCATTCGCGGCAATGGCATTGCGCCTTCATCATCGGCTCGCCCTCGGCGACATACCGCACGCTGCCGCAGTAGCACCCGCCTTCGAGTTTCATGGTGTTTCCCCTGTTGTTGTCGCGCGCACATTCGACGCCAGCGAGGCGGCTTTGGCA is drawn from Bradyrhizobium lablabi and contains these coding sequences:
- a CDS encoding DUF3658 domain-containing protein, with amino-acid sequence MPPILHVVFTDTGAASLREALKASGRGDTVVSLADNLSFGPIDPVDPEARRNWVEKELGFTGWPSTPEQDGDNGWEDISTRAHAFWNESLSQRHRKIAWVSRRSAMEYAGFLEWLWRLGDAPCEVVDLTDVKVSYRPEHGPPRRPRLAMSLGMLDHNTICNNDLWDLAEPLQMSARGRYLDLWRQLRSENAPLRVIDGDKLVSAPITFFDSLLLSHVKANWLKVARVVGEVLTDQTMDGVFQTGDIVLAARINALVENRVLEFQGKSPFALRFSEVRLPRG
- a CDS encoding GFA family protein, which codes for MKLEGGCYCGSVRYVAEGEPMMKAQCHCRECQYISGGSPNMFVVMPIDGFKFTKGSPKKFARSDLEGAVTREFCAECGTHMTTLRPGLPAAILKVGTLDDPGLFGSPQMAIYTVDKQPFHVIPEGLPAFERLPQRG
- a CDS encoding GGDEF domain-containing protein produces the protein MTIQINTHNDVLRHTARRVAVATGLTIVMTVTTLLLILGTDFDATVRVGYVIGFSLCVATGISAMLAGALSYRSARLMRELTLTRIEMSRISQTDQLTGLLNRRGFDDAAVPALGAARDAGVPVVAFMCDIDHFKSINDRFGHEAGDKVLVGMADVLRRFARKDGVLVARYGGEEFAALMIGIASDQAEQYAEEIRKACAAKQILTGETSERVTISIGFTVGRGEVELATMMRIADQALYAAKRRGRDRVVQADKRSLEIA